One Rhinoraja longicauda isolate Sanriku21f chromosome 14, sRhiLon1.1, whole genome shotgun sequence genomic window, agagtatgtatatatatgtgtatatatatatatatatatatatatatatatatatatatatatatatataaatatctgtAAACAATAAAACAAATGAAAAGACACCCATGcttgcacacacaccacacacatacgtgtgtatgtgtatatgcatgtttgtgtatatatatatatatatatatatatatatatgtgtctgcatgtgtgtgtgtgtgtatatatatatgtgtgtgtgtatatatgtgtcttatcttttattatattgtttacaaagcCCTAAGTTtagatattctgttgtgctactgcaagtaagaattttggttGATCTGTTAGGACATGTGAAAATAATCACTCTTGACTATTCACTTAGGGATACAgcgggtaaacaggcccttcggcccactgaatccatgccgtccaacaatcacccattcacagtattTCTATGTgtcacactccctacacacctataataataataataatgataataataagcatttattttatatagcgccttatcggtgtatatatatataattgctcCACAcctggagcaatttacagactgaagaaggattctaacctgaaatgtcacctatacatgttctccaggattgctgcctgacccgctaagttacaaatgcactttgtgtaattttttaaccatcatctgcagttccttgttttgacaacttacagggggccaattaacctacaaacccacacgtctttggaatgtgggagaaaccagtgcacccggaggaaaccctacgcggtcacagggagaacgtgcaaactccacacacagacagacgcaAACTCAAAGTGGAAACCAGGtctctctacccactgcaccactctgctgccttgTACAAGTCCTTTATTTTTTGGAGCAGGAAAAAGCCATCAGTTTTTGCAAAATGCTTTGCTATTCAACAGTGTTATATGCCTGGTACTTCAACTCAAAACcttattccctctctccccaaactgaacacagaacagaacagtacagcacaggtccaccgagtccgcactgaccagcaatcaccccatactagcactatcctgcacattactgacctgctgagttactccagcacttactgtatttatttgtaaaccaacatctgcagttccctactCGTCCTACCAgcaggttgccaaacactttaacacttcttcccattcccatactgtcttttctgtcctggacctcctccactgtcagaatgcacacacaaaatggaggaacaacacctcatatttcgattgggcagcaTGACCCAGCGGTATAAACGTAGATTTCTCCATTGTCAAGTAACCCTAgcatcactccccccccccccacccccaccctccatcccccatccccccaacccaGTCGTCCTTCTTGGACGAAattcgcatccctgtatcccttcattaacgcctcttccccagccaacaatggaccattatgggctccacactttctggtcatctgttgccggccctgatttgttctggcactttcctccctctactttcagtctgaagaagggtcccgactcgaaacgtcacccatccttcttctccagcgatgctgcctgacaacctgagttactccggcactttgtgtctttttattgtttgtaaaccaacacctgtagttccttgtatcctcTCCAGGGGAGAGTTCATTGGTGGATTGTGGCCCCGCCTACGCTGAGAGGCCACGCCCCCATCGGACTCACTCTCTGATTGGATGGAAGTTCTCCAGCGCTCTTGGAACAATGGGAAGGTTTGGCGGCCGGAGGATGTTGGGCGGAGACGACTTGGCCGGAccgacccaccctccctccccttccctccctccccttccctccctctccctccctccctctccctccctccctccccctctccctccccctccctccctccctccctccctccctccctcccctccctccctccctccctccctcccctccctcccctccctcccttcccctccccgggATGTCCTGCGCCGGCCGGGGAGGTGTCCCAGTGCGGGTGAGATCCCGGAGTAGATGCTACCATGGCACGGGATGTCCTGTTCTTCGCCTCTCTCCTGACCGCCGTCTGCCTTCAGGAGGTCCCGATCCAGGGAGCCGGGCATCTCCCGGTGGAGGTCTCCATGCTGTCCGGAGACCAGGAGCCTGAGACCGGGACGGAGGAGGTGGAGGTTGGCGCCCGCTGCCGGCTTCAGCCCTTGGGTAGGTGTCCTGTGAACCAGATGGAGGGGCGGAGGGTGAGGGGTGCTTGGGGccagggtgtgtggggtgggtgtcggGAGGGCCAGAGGAAGGGAGCTCGGGGGTCCTCGGAACCAAGTTGTGAAGGAGTGGGATGGGGGTCAGGACCTCCCGACGTTggggattgttcccgatgttcagAGGCGAGCGAAGGAGGGTCGTGAGGTCcagaggggatgggggtgagaaGGGGAGTGTTCCTATGGAGGTCATCGGTGAGTGGAAGAAAGTTGCTGAGATCCAGATTAGTGTGGGAGAGGGACCTGAGGCGAGAGAGGTGCGAGTGAATAGGGGAGCGGTCTTGAGATTCAGATGGGGTACGCTTGAGGAGAGATGGGGTTCTTGAGATCCAGAGAGGGTTGTGGTTCGAGTAGGAAAGACATCTGAGGAGTTGGGTGAGTAGAGAAGGGGATTTTTCATATTCAGAGTGGGTGCAGGTAAGTCGGAGATAGTTTTGAGGtctggaggtggagggggtgaggtcgTGAGGGTCAAAGTCCAGATGGGGCGGGGTTGAGTAGGGGACTTGTCGTGAGTCCACAGGAATGTGGGAGAGTAGAGGAGGGTCCCCTGGCCACGATGGGATTGTGGGTGTGTAGGAATGAGAGCCTGAGGTGCAGAGGCGGTAGGGGTGAGCAAGGGAGGGTCTTGAGGTGCAGAGAGGATGTGGGTGAGTAGGGGAAGGGTCCGGAGGAGCAGAGGTGGTGAGGATCCACCCAGCCCAGACCCTATGCTTCAATATTTTGGCAGGTACTAGTTGGGATGGGGGCCACCATGCTCAATAACTAGTCCTCAGAACCAGATGGGCAGGAGAAACGcaaccatagagtcatacggcttggaaatatgcccttcagcccaactcgtccatgtcgaccaacatgccccatctacactagtcccacttgcctacgtttggcccatatccctctcgacctttcctatctatggacctgtccaaatgttactTACaatttgtgatagtacctgcctcagctacttcctctggcagcttgttccctccactctttggagtttgtacgttctccccgtgactgcgtgggtttttttcccaggtgctctggtttcctcccacactccaaagacatatagattTAGCGCTTAATTGGTTTGTGtaaactgtgtgtaggatagtgcacgtgtacaggatgatcggcggtcggtgtggactcggtgggccgaagttcctgtttctgcgccgtaagTCCAAAGTTCACATCCTCAATATGTATCTAACCCATGACATTTATATCTGTCACATGATTATTATCAAGTTTAGGCGAAACATTGAAACTGAATTGAAGTTTGGTTGATCTAGAACTAGGTGGACAGTTGTTTTCACATTCAAAcgtagaaattaggtgcaggagtaggccattcggcccttcaagtagcACCAcagctcaatatgatcatggctgatcatctaaaatcagtaccccgttcctgctttctccccacatcccttgattccgttagcactaagagctatatccaactttctcttgaaaacatccagtgaattggcttccatttaattttaaaagggcTGGATCTCCGTTGAGATCGGAAATGGGAAGCAACTTACTTCCCATCGTTTTCTCACaacgcaggaagaggccattcacccGACTGAGGGGGTACCAGCTCTCTGGACAATTCCACCAGTcccaatacccccccccccccccccccccaccacttatCCTATCATCAATAAAGGCAGATTGAATTCAGGGGGAATCAACACTCAGGATGGATTGGTTTGGGTAACAAGGAGATTTAAAGAGTCAAGGGTTtagatgagtttattgtcacgtgtaccgatgtacagtaaaaagctttctagttgcgtgctatccagtcagcggaaaggctacagtcgtccacagtgtacagttatagggtaaagggaataacgaagGTATTGgaacaagaatgtttaattgtcatatgtattgaccgcggaacaatgaaattcgtcctgcagcagcgtaacaggtctgcacacagtacacatagatgatatacaataaataaaatgtcaataaattaataaccacaatacaagTGCAAAATACCCGAAGTCTTGAGTGCAACCAAATATGGTCCTTAGAAGCTCTGagttccaatcatctgcctgtcaaacccccgaagacagacataaagtgctggagtaattcagtgggtcagtcagcatctctggagaaaaaggataggcgacattttgagttgagatcattcttcagactgtcaaaACCCCTTCACCTATGTTGTTCTATCACCCGCTAAGTTCTGTcttgcctctctctccccttttcctacTTTCTTTCCAACCCCtacactatcagtctgaagaagggtcctcacccgaaacattacctatccatgttctccagagatgctgcctgacccgctgagttactccagcacttcaaagttcatagttgaggttagtgttgtgcagggttcaagggcctgatggttgatgggaagaagctgtccttgaatctcATGGTCAAGGTTTTACACAGAAGATTTGATATCTGAGCTATaaagtcagagggggaaagtttaaaagtttaagcaagatgtgtggggcaggtttttttacacagagggtgtaaaacacttactgatgaaggccaatgtgctgaaaatgAAGGCTAATGGGATTGGCTTTAACAGGAACTGTTCGGAGGGGAAATGGAGAAACCCCTTGCCAGAACTTGGAGAGAAGCAGGGATTGGAGTATTCGGGGAACGGACAGCCTGGCTTCCTGCTGTGTTTGATTCCCGATCTACCTGACTGACAACTGCCCTTTTCCAGAGGCGATATGAGTAAGATCTGGGAGAGAGAGGCACTCAAATCCGGTGCCTCTATATTTAGCGATGTAACCCGGAGATTGGTGACGTCTCTCATGTGACCTTCTCGGATGCTTCCTGCCTTTTACTGCAGGCTGTGGCCTGTGGCTGCCAAAGGAAAAGTCTTTACTCCCACTTCTGGCCTCTCGTACACCTCTTGAATCGACTCGTTCCACCTCTGGTCAATGCTttcgttattgtcacgtgtaccaggaacAGTGAAATACCTGTTTTGCATACTGTCCctgtacataagtacaatcacccCGGTTATACGGTGTGTACAGACCAGCTTACTGAGTCCATCTGCAAGAGGCacgattttggcgccattttacacTCCCAGATGGGACTGTTACAGCCGTCGCCACCATTTCGGTCGTCCCACGATGTAATGTTCTCCACCACTCACCACACCTGAGCCCCTTCAGCCCTCgttctctggggggggggggggggggggggggggagggggaggggcttcTGCAGCCGATCCCGAGGGTCAGGCATGGAGAAGGACATTGGATCAGTAATTAatcagtgaagtccgattaaagataatcctagggtctccaatgaagtagatagtagttaaggaccactctctagttggtggttcagttgcttgataacagctgggaagcaactgtccctgaatctggaggtgtgcgtttttcacacttttctgtacctcttgcctgatgggagaggggagaagagggagtgaccgggagtgagactggtccttaattatgctggttgctttgccgaggcagcgtgaagtgcagacggagtcaatggaagggagggttggtttgtgtgatggtctgggccgcgtccacaactctctgcaatttcttgtggtctttgatggacgctgttcccaaaccaagctgtgatacatcccaataaaatgcttcctacggcgcatctgtagaagttggtgagagttgttgttggggacatgccaaacttcctgagCTTTCTAAAGAGGTAGAGGGGTCCGTGTGCTTTCTTGGCGCAGGGGAagttattggtgatatttattcatagattcatacagcgaagaaactggcccttcagtccaacttgcccacccttACCAAAATGCCCGATCTACCCTAGTTCCACATACCTGCGTTTGGCTCTTCACCAGTCCTAtctatgtaactgtctaaatgtttcttcaacattgtgatagtacctgccttaactcccTCCTCCGGGGGCCGTTTCCAAGCAccacccccctttgtgtgaaaaggttacccctcaggttcctattaaatctttcaccttaaacctatgttctctggttctcgattcccctactctggggcaggagactctgtgcatctacccaatctattccccttccacctctataagatcacccgccATCGTCCAGCGCTCTAAGGCAGAgtcctagtctgtccaacctctgcctgtagctcaTGCCCTCGATTCTTGATTTATTCCTAGCAATCTACCTTGCTTcaggtggatggatgggtggatggatgtaccGCGCTGGAGGCGCCAGACAAATGCAGACACTAAGACCAACTTGTATGCTTTATCTTACAGCTTTGGAGACGCCGGTGGACGCGGGGAGCTCGGCGCCGCCAGTGGCCGGTCCGGGCTACTCTTGGTACCGGAGGGGGTGGCGGGTCGGGGCGGCGGTCGCTTTGGTGGAGGCCCCGGCGCCGGGGTTGAGTGCCAGCTAGTGGGCGGCGGCTTTCGCTTGCGGCGGACGGCGGGGAGGATGTTCAAGGTGGTGACCACGGCGGCGCTGGACCGGGAGCGGCGGGACGAGTACCGTCTGCGGCTGGTGACCGGCGGCGGGAGGAGCGGCGGGGGGAGCGGCGAGAGCCCATTCACCGTCCGGGTGACGGATGTGAACGACAACAGCCCGGTGTTCACGGCCCCGCGGCCGCCCTGGGTGTCGGTGTCGGTGCCGGTGCCGCCGGCTACAGAGAGCGGCTGCCCGGCCGCCCTCACCCACCTGCTGCCGGTAACGGCGGTGAAGGCGGCGGGGACGCGGACTCGGGCGTGAATGGAGAGCTGGTGTACGAGCTGGCGGCGGCCGAGGGCGAAGGAGGCGGCGGTGTGTTCGGGATGGGCAGCGGCGGGGAGCTCCGGGCCAACATGTGCCGCCTGTCGGGCTGCCCGGTCGGGAGTGGCGGCTCCAGGTGCGGGTTTGGGGACGGTGGCAGTCCCCGGCGCTCGCCAGCACCGTCCTCACCGTCTCCATCGTCCCCCGCCACCACCAGCAGCCTTGGCACCGGCGCCGTCACCGCACTCGCCCTGGCCGCCGTCTGCGCGGCCCTTCTGCCCGTCGCCTTGCTGCTACGCTCCGCTTGCGGCGACCGGTGGCGGCGGGGACGAGGACGGGACGGAGGCGCCTACAACTGCCGGCGGGCAGAGACGACTACCGGCCGCAGCCCCGCCGCCCAGAGCTGGCTCATCCACAAAACCGACATCGCCTTGTTGCCGACGCCCCGCCGCGCCGAGCCGCCCCGCCGCGCCGAGCCGCCCTCGGACCcgctcccgctccccctcctcaCAGCCGGGCTGTCCGGTACCGAACCACCGACCCCAAGCCGGGCCGCCAACGGCACCGGCACCGGCAGCTCCTCCGGGAACTCGTCCGCCTGTCCCGGGCTGGGTGTCCCGACGGATCCCTCGACCTGGCCTGCCGGTTCGCCGCATGTCCAGGTGAGCGGGCATCGCAGTAGatagaggggccgaagggccgttgTAGCCTtggacagcgtgggaacaggcccttcggcccaccttgcccacaccggtcagcatgtcccagctacactagtcccacctgcccgcgctttgtccatatcactctaaacctgccctgtccatgtacctgtctgtttcctaaatgttgggatcgtcccagcctcaaacaccacccttggcagcttgttccgtacatcccccaccctctgtgtgatcaGGGGGGGGGGAGTATTCCTTGTCTCCCCCTGCCTCTTTACCGACGCTGTCCTCTACAGCAACGATAAGCGCTGTCAGTAAGCTGTACATGAACAGTGATTAGACTTCCCTGCCCTTGTGACAGCCACACAGGCTGGGAAAACAGGACACTGGGCGTGCGTCTCTCCACTTTATCAGCCCTTGCTCACTCTTCCTGAACATCTGCTTCTTTTCTGTGAGGTAGTttggaattttagtttagtttagttttggttgaTCGGGTGGAAAGAAGCCCTTTGGCCCCAAACCAGTCCGCGCCCACCACTAGTTCCATGCCatgccactttctcaaccactccctacacaggggcaatttacagagggacaattaactgcaaacctgcacgttccAGAGATGTTCAGATTTGTCGGTAATGGGCTTtaatacaattgtaaattgttagctggtgtgcaggttagtgctggtgtacggggggggggggggtcgctggttggtttggacctggtgggctgaagggcctgtttccacgctgtatctctttaaagtctaatgtatttgggatgtggaggaaaccggagcacccggaggaaaccccgcacaggtcacagggagaacgtgcaaactccgcacacacacagagcacccgaggacagcatcgaactgggtctctggcgctgcgtggcagcggctccacccgctGCTACACCGCGccacctccatctacacttcatgcagcCTCGTGAGAGCCGTCAACACCATCAAAGACATGTCCTGGTGTTCTCTGGCGCCACTGTGCATGGGCACAATGTTCCTGGGCGTGCCGTGGGTAAGAGATGGGCGAGAGATGTTGGTGCCAATCTCATCAGTGGAAGAGTAGGTCATAGTtaatcagcgtggaaacaggccctttgcccaactagcccactccaaccaacatgcccaactagcccactccaaccaacatgcccaactagcccactccaaccaacatgcccaactAACCCACTCCAACCAGCATGCCCAACTAGCCCACCTCCAACCAACATGGCGAACTAGCCCACTCCAACCCAACATGCCAAACTAgcccactccaaccaacatgcccaactagcccactccaACCAACTAGCCCAACTAGccactccaaccaacatgccaactagcccactccaaccaacatgccccatctacacctgcctgcgtttggcccatatattccGCTAAACCTGTCCTCACTGCCCCTCAATCTCCAATCATTCTGAaacacagcgcaggaacaggcccttcggcccataatgtgtgTGCCAGACGTAATGACAAGACCAACACTCTTGCACCATCACGAGCCTTGGAGGATCCTAGTTGCCGTATTCGAAATACCAAGGGATAAAAGAGAATagggttgtgcagcggtagagttgctgccttacagcatcagagacccggttcgatcctgactgggtgctgtttgtatggagtttgtacgttctccctgcgactgcatggtttttctccgggtgtccagtttcatccaacactccaaagatgtacaggtttgtaggttaattggcttcggtaaaattgtaaattattcctagtgtattGGATAGTTGCTGGTGAACGTGGTATGtatggctggtcggcgccgacacggtgggcctgtttccatactgtacctttaaactaaaatAAGTAGGTTCTTTGGTTCTTATTTTACCGGCTCCTCtagattccagagaaaactatccaagtctctccaatctctccctggagaggaaaccctctaatccaggcatcattctggtaaaccttccctgcaccctctcaaagccctccacatccttcctgtaatcggTTGACCAAACTGACCAAAGTCCTTTAAAGCTGCATCACGagttcctgactcttgtattcaatgccccgaccaatgccTTCCTTACACGGGCAGGTggaacaggtgtgtgtgtgggggggggggggggtggggagaaggggagggcaggtggggggggggagaagggggagggcaggtgggggggggagaaggggaggggtggggggggagaaggggagggtggggggggagaagggggggagaaggggagggtgggggggggagaaggggagggtggggggggagaaggggagggtggggggggagaaggggaggggtgggggggaggagggtgggggggggaaggggaggtgggggggggaggggtgggggggggagaagggaggggtgggggggggagaaggggaggggtgggggggggagaaggggagggtggggggggagaaaggggagggtggggggggggggagaaggggagggtaggtgggggggggagaaggggagggcaggtggggggggagaagggaggggtggggggggagaaggggaggggtgggtggggggggagaaggggagggtggggggggagaaggggagggtgggggggggagaagggagaagggaggggtggggggagaaggggaggggggggggggaggggtgggggggggggaggggtggggggggagaaggggaggggtggggggggggagaaaggggagggtggggggggagaaggggagggtggggggggagaaggggagggtggggggggagaaggggagggtggggggggagaaggggagggtggggggggagaaggggagggcaggtggggtggggggagggaagagagggcagGTTTAGGGGGAGAAAAATGGCAAGGGTAGTGGGGTAGAAAGGGCAGGTATGGGAGGGGTGTGGCGGAGAGAGGGTGGTCGGGGGGAGGTAGGCGGAGGCAGGTGTGAGGAGGTTGGGGAgaaggaaggtggggggagaaaggACAGGTTGGGGGATAGAGaggcaggtgaggtgggggaTAGAGaggcaggtgaggtgggggaTAGAGaggcaggtgaggtgggggagagagagggcaggtgagggtgggggatagagaggcagggtgaggtggggagagaggcaggtgaggtgggggggagagagggcaggtgaggtggggagagagagggcaggtgaagtggggggagagaggcaggtgaggtggggggggagagagggcaggtgaggtgggggacagagaggcaggtgaggtggggggagagaggcaggtgaggtggggggagagaggggcaggtgaggtggggagagagggcaggtgaagtgggggagagaggcaggtgaggtgggggggagagagagggcaggtgaggtgggggacagagagggcaggtgaggtgggggacagagagggcaggtgaggtgggggagagagagggcaggtgaggtgggggacagagagggcaggtgaggtgggggagagagtggaaatTGCAGGTGGTCATGGTTGCTCACTCTCGGTCTTTCTCTCCTACAGCAGATCTCCCAGCTCCTCTCTCTGCTCCATCAGGGCAGTTCCAGGCCAGGCCAAACTTTCggggaaataaatatttaaagacCGACAGGTACGTTCTCGTTAGGGAGGAGATGTGGTGTGAATAAGCCAAGGACTAACTAGTGTAAAGAGATAAAGTAGAatacagaaaagtacagcacaggaacaggccatttggccacaatgtccatgccgtgcATGATGGATGCCAAGTTTAAACtgcaaaggaaggaactgcagatgctggtttagaccgaaggtagacataaagtgttggagtagctcagcgtgtcaggcagcatctctggaggacatggataggtaacgtttcgggtcggggtcctTATTCAGACTAGGTTtcaacccataacgtcacccatcccattGTAAaatatgtttggacaggtacatggataggaaaggtttggtgggatatgggccaaacgtgggcaggtgggacaagtgtagatgcagcatcttggtcggcgtggacactttcattcccacccccccacccccactttctctctctcccccattactttctctctctcccccacttttctctctctctccccccactttctctctctctccccccactttctctctctccccccccactttctctctctccccccactttctctctctctcccccccacttctctctctctctcccccactttcttctctctccccatcactctcactctccccctcactatcttctctcccttcactcttgtccctccccccccccatgccgagGCTGTCTCTGACCCTGTGTCCGCCTGGCAGGGGGGCGATAACTGAGACTGACCTGCCGACTCGGAAGGACAGCGGTcaaggagaga contains:
- the LOC144599882 gene encoding uncharacterized protein LOC144599882, producing MARDVLFFASLLTAVCLQEVPIQGAGHLPVEVSMLSGDQEPETGTEEVEVGARCRLQPLALETPVDAGSSAPPVAGPGYSWYRRGWRVGAAVALVEAPAPGLSAS
- the pcdh12 gene encoding uncharacterized protein pcdh12, which encodes MFKVVTTAALDRERRDEYRLRLVTGGGRSGGGSGESPFTVRVTDVNDNSPVFTAPRPPWVRRGRGLGREWRAGVRAGGGRGRRRRRCVRDGQRRGAPGQHVPPVGLPGREWRLQVRVWGRWQSPALASTVLTVSIVPRHHQQPWHRRRHRTRPGRRLRGPSARRLAATLRLRRPVAAGTRTGRRRLQLPAGRDDYRPQPRRPELAHPQNRHRLVADAPPRRAAPPRRAALGPAPAPPPHSRAVRYRTTDPKPGRQRHRHRQLLRELVRLSRAGCPDGSLDLACRFAACPADLPAPLSAPSGQFQARPNFRGNKYLKTDRGAITETDLPTRKDSGQGESEGGDSDSEAGSAPTPPLHELLNEGLNGLLATGSWTTPPGQEGGSGRGERLSLQDLFWALPSTLPSDYKENVFSLESEAVPETADGERTTFSTFGKDGPEHGAAFLTEMAVLFHQLLGQSPQPGSHLEPHLPGHGQLGGRVSERSSNGHLPSLHEWPEQRVGSEPPAQPW